The Lycium ferocissimum isolate CSIRO_LF1 chromosome 1, AGI_CSIRO_Lferr_CH_V1, whole genome shotgun sequence genome includes a region encoding these proteins:
- the LOC132067545 gene encoding serine racemase — translation MEPNGPTSSEGYAADISSIRQAQVRIEPFAHKTPVLTSETLNSITGRKLYFKCECFQKGGAFKFRGACNAIYSLDDDRAAKGVVTHSSGNHAAALALAAKLRGIPAYIVIPINAPKCKVENVKRYGGQVIWSEPSMQSREDTANKVLQDTGAVLIHPYNDRRIISGQGTISLELLEQASEIDTLIVPISGGGLISGVALAAKAINPAIRILAAEPMGADDAFQSKINGRITKLSEVNTIADGLRAFLGDLTWPIVRDLVDDVMVVDDKEIIQAMRLCYEILKIAVEPSGAIGLAAVLSDSFQKNPAYSECNHIGIVISGGNVDLGVLWNSLDN, via the exons ATGGAACCAAACGGGCCAACATCTAGTGAAGGTTATGCTGCTGATATCTCTTCTATCAGGCAAGCTCAAGTACGCATCGAGCCCTTTGCGCACAAAACTCCTGTCCTCACTTCAGAAACTTTAAATTCTATTACTGGAAGAAAGCTCTACTTTAAATGTGAATGCTTTCAGAAAGG GGGAGCTTTTAAATTCCGAGGGGCCTGTAATGCTATTTATTCACTTGATGATGATCGGGCCGCTAAAGGAGTTGTAACTCATAGCAG TGGAAATCATGCTGCAGCTCTTGCTTTGGCTGCAAAACTACGGGGCATTCCTGCATATATTGTTATACCAATAAATGCTCCAAAATGCAAAGTTGAGAATGTCAAACGTTACGGTGGTCAGGTTATCTGGAGTGAGCCATCGATGCAGTCCCGAGAGGATACTGCAAACAAGGTGTTGCAAGATACTGGTGCTGTTCTTATACATCCCTATAATGATAGGCGCATCATAAG TGGGCAAGGTACAATATCACTGGAGCTTCTGGAACAGGCCTCAGAGATTGACACTTTAATAGTCCCAATTAGCG GAGGTGGTCTGATATCGGGAGTTGCATTGGCTGCCAAGGCCATTAATCCTGCCATTCGCATTTTGGCTGCCGAACCAATGGGAGCAGATGATGCTTTCCAGTCGAAGATAAACGGTAGGATCACTAAGTTATCTGAAGTCAACACTATTGCCGATGGGCTTCGAGCTTTTCTTGGAGATCTCACATG GCCTATTGTCCGCGATCTCGTGGATGACgtcatggttgttgatgataaagaGATAATACAAGCTATGAGACTTTGCTATGAAATTCTAAAGATTGCAGTGGAACCAAGTGGAGCTATTGGCCTTGCTGCTGTTCTTTCTGATAGTTTCCAAAAAAATCCAGCCTATAGTGAATGCAATCATATTGGTATTGTAATTTCTGGAGGCAATGTTGATCTTGGTGTGCTTTGGAATTCCCTTGATAATTGA
- the LOC132059805 gene encoding disease resistance protein RPP13-like: protein MVDPSVSNAVKKLGDFLIEEVNLRLSLREEVQWLRNELLSMQAFLKDAEEKQVGDHRVQQWVFNISSVANDAVAILETYSLEAGEGDGDGFASRLKACACACICICMKEYKFYEVSKEIQSLKLRVMDISRKRETYGIRNIDNIAGEGPSTLRRTTSYVDDPIFVGFQDVVEGLLAEILKAEPHRSVISIYGMGGLGKTTLAKKLYHSPNIVSRFQKRAWMCVSQEYNAMDLLKHIIKSIQGSDRETLDLLEKKTEIDLVRDLQNLLKGEKYLVVVDDLWHRKDWQRLNRAFPDSKNGSRIIITTRNEDVAERADNKCFVHKLRYLNQEESWDLFCKKLLDVRVMSPTMKRLAEDMVDKCKGLPLAIVVLSGLLSHKRGLEQWQEVKDHLWKNIKRDSEKDSVPISYILLLSYNDLPTELKNCFLYFGIFPEDHVIPAEDITRLWLAEGFIPREEERMEDVAKGFLNELIRRSLVQVADTFWEEVTACRIHDLLRDLAVEKALEVNLFDIYDPRNHSISPLCPRHVIHGQAQRYLSLDLSNLKLRSVMFFDRDFYELSLIKFRNQFQHIYVLYLDSRDGSTSELPDAIGSLYHLKFLRFTANGIPVLPSSIGNLKNLQTLDVQNNTHPCQLPPETADLVNLRHLVVEYSEPLKGINKLTSLQVLRRISCDQWKDADPVDLVNVRELSMYDIKKSYSLNNISSLKSLSTLELLCEDGESLPALEFLSSCQKLQKLGLKGRIEKLAPFPNSITMMILWESELMEDPMPILGMLPNLRDLQLREEAYSGKEITCSDNSFSQLEFLRLVGLENLERWDLGTSAMPLIKGLHILRCPKLKEIPERMKDVKRSDFL, encoded by the coding sequence ATGGTTGATCCCTCTGTGTCAAATGCAGTTAAAAAACTGGGGGATTTCCTCATAGAGGAAGTTAACCTGCGTTTAAGTCTGAGAGAGGAAGTGCAGTGGCTTCGAAATGAGCTTCTTTCCATGCAGGCTTTCCTCAAAGATGCAGAAGAAAAGCAAGTTGGAGATCATAGAGTTCAACAATGGGTGTTTAATATCAGCTCTGTTGCTAATGACGCTGTCGCTATACTGGAGACTTACAGCTTAGAGGCTGGTGAAGGTGATGGCGATGGATTTGCTAGTCGTCTCAAGGCTTGCGCTTGCGCTTGCATCTGCATCTGTATGAAGGAGTACAAATTCTACGAAGTCAGCAAGGAGATCCAATCCCTCAAGCTGCGAGTCATGGATATCTCTCGCAAACGAGAGACTTATGGTATTAGAAATATCGATAATATTGCAGGAGAAGGGCCAAGTACACTGAGGAGAACTACCTCCTATGTGGATGATCCGATTTTTGTTGGCTTTCAAGATGTTGTAGAAGGACTGCTAGCTGAAATTCTCAAAGCAGAGCCTCACCGAAGCGTCATCTCCATTTATGGCATGGGCGGGTTAGGCAAGACTACTCTTGCAAAAAAACTCTACCATAGTCCTAATATAGTCTCTAGGTTCCAAAAACGCGCTTGGATGTGTGTTTCTCAAGAGTATAATGCCATGGATCTCCTAaagcatatcatcaaatccatccAAGGAAGTGACAGGGAAACTCTAGATCTGTTGGAAAAGAAGACTGAAATAGATCTAGTAAGAGACCTTCAGAATCTACTGAAAGGGGAAAAATACCTTGTGGTGGTCGATGATTTATGGCATAGAAAAGATTGGCAAAGGCTGAACAGAGCATTCCCGGATAGCAAGAATGGCAGCAGAATTATTATTACCACGCGGAATGAGGATGTTGCCGAAAGAGCAGATAACAAATGTTTTGTCCATAAACTCCGTTACCTTAACCAAGAAGAGAGTTGGGACCTCTTTTGCAAGAAACTACTCGATGTTCGGGTAATGAGCCCAACAATGAAAAGGCTAGCTGAGGATATGGTGGACAAGTGTAAAGGCTTACCTCTTGCAATTGTTGTATTAAGTGGACTACTTTCGCATAAAAGGGGGCTAGAACAATGGCAAGAGGTGAAGGACCACCTTTGGAAGAATATTAAAAGGGACTCTGAAAAGGACTCTGTTCCTATCTCCTACATACTATTATTGAGCTACAATGATTTGCCAACTGAGCTCAAAAACTGTTTTCTTTACTTCGGTATTTTCCCAGAAGATCATGTGATCCCAGCGGAAGACATAACGCGGTTGTGGCTGGCGGAGGGATTCATAccaagagaagaagaaagaatggaggaTGTCGCTAAAGGCTTCCTGAATGAGCTGATAAGACGAAGCTTGGTTCAAGTGGCAGATACATTTTGGGAAGAAGTTACTGCATGCAGGATTCATGATCTACTTCGGGATCTTGCTGTAGAAAAGGCATTGGAGGTAAACCTCTTCGACATTTATGATCCAAGAAATCACTCAATATCCCCCTTATGTCCCAGACATGTCATTCATGGTCAAGCACAAAGGTACCTCTCACTTGATCTTTCTAACTTGAAGTTAAGGTCAGTTATGTTCTTCGATAGAGATTTTTATGAGTTAAGTCTTATAAAGTTCCGTAATCAGttccaacatatatatgtgttgtactTGGATTCTCGTGATGGCAGTACATCTGAATTACCTGATGCCATAGGAAGTTTGTACCACCTCAAGTTCTTAAGATTTACTGCTAATGGTATCCCTGTTCTTCCCTCCTCCATTGGCAACCTCAAGAATTTACAGACACTTGATGTCCAAAACAACACACACCCATGCCAACTACCCCCCGAGACAGCCGACCTAGTAAATCTAAGACATTTAGTGGTTGAATATTCAGAACCTCTGAAAGGTATAAACAAACTCACAAGTCTTCAAGTTCTTAGACGCATTAGTTGTGATCAGTGGAAAGATGCTGACCCAGTTGATTTAGTCAATGTTCGAGAATTAAGCATGTATGATATTAAGAAATCTTACTCCCTAAACAACATTAGCAGCTTGAAAAGCCTTAGCACTCTCGAATTGTTATGTGAAGATGGTGAATCATTGCCAGCCCTAGAATTTCTTAGTTCTTGTCAAAAGCTCCAGAAATTGGGGTTAAAAGGGAGAATAGAAAAACTGGCCccatttccaaattcaatcacaatgaTGATCCTTTGGGAGTCAGAACTCATGGAAGATCCGATGCCTATTCTGGGAATGTTGCCAAACCTAAGGGATCTCCAATTAAGAGaagaagcttattcaggaaaagaAATTACCTGCAGTGATAACAGCTTCAGTCAACTGGAGTTCCTTCGTCTTGTTGGTCTTGAAAACCTAGAAAGATGGGATTTAGGCACAAGTGCAATGCCTCTAATTAAAGGTCTTCATATCCTTCGCTGTCCAAAGCTAAAGGAGATTCCAGAGAGAATGAAAGACGTGAAGAGATCTGATTTTTTATGA